In Chitinophaga oryzae, the sequence GGGCTCATCATGAACACCGGTTTGATGGCCTGTATGGCCAGGCCGGCTTCTTTCATGAGTTTGCGCACCGGCATATGCCGTGCTTTTTTATTGAACTCGGTACGGATAATGTTCACCTGGCCGCCGGCGTCCATGCGGGGCATCTGCTCCCAGTGGCTCAGCGCGGCGCGGGCACGGTTGTATTGTAAATTCATGGCGTCGAGGCGGCGGAACTGCTGTACCAGCTCCTCGTGCCCCGCCCTGTCGAAGCGGCGCAAGGCGGGATGCGCCTTCACGGCTGTCTCCAGCAGGTATTCGTACCATGTTTTCTGTAATACGGTTTTCAGCAGGCGCGCAGCCTCCGGCCAGTCTGTCGAAGGGGTAATAAGACAGGACAAGTTCTCCTGCGCCGCCGTTTCGGTAATGTTATTCCACGCGATGGTATGATGGACCTCCGGCAGCCGGTCTCTCCACACGCCCAGTTGTTGGGCAACAGCAACAAAGGTCGCCGGCCACTGATAAGCGGGCATCTCCAGCTGTTGCAACACGCCGGCCTGTAAGCCGGCCGTCTTATCGCCCGCCTGCTGCAACGTGTCGCGGTCAGCTGCCGCCACTGCAGGGTCTATATTTTTATGCAGGCAATCCAACACCGCTTCGGGACAAGTTCCGGCGGAAATGCGTTTATGCATATCCGTTATATATGCCGTAGCGGTGTCCAGCGCATCCCAGTCGGTCTGGTGCTTCTGCCAGCGTGCGCCGAACAGGTCCCGCGCCAGCGCGGCATGTTCCTGTAACAACGCGTCATGCCGGCGGTATTCCATGATACTGTCTACGTATTGCAGCTTTTCGGCATTGTCCCGGGGCAACGTGCCTTTACAAAGGGCGGCCAGCTGCTTGTTGCTGCGCTTATAAGCACCGATAATAAACTTGTACCATTTGTCGCCATGGGCCAAAAGATTCTGCCGCACTTCCATCAGGTCCTGCGAAAAAGCTTCCGGTATCAGGATGTCCTGGTAAGCCTGATGAATGGCCGTCAGGCGGCGGCCTGCTTCCAGCCAGGAAATAATATCCTGCTGCTGCAGCAACCATGCTTTGTTGCCGGTATTCAGCCCGCTGAGGTCGGGCTTGCGCGACAACAGGTCGCATACATGCACCAGCTGCTGCATGCCCGGCACATCGTCGGGCACCTGCAGTCCCATCTTCCCGGCAATAGCACCGAGGGTTTGTTGCAGGTCCTGCACCGCCACGGCGGTATCCTGCAGCTGCCTTTGCAGCACTTCCTGCTGATGCGGCAATAACACATTCAGCCTGCTGCCAGGGAACAACAACTGCGACGGCATGCCTGCTTCGCTCAGGCAGGCCTGTATCCGCTGGGCCATGGCCGTTGCCTTGTTCATGGCGCTGGCATCCCAGGAAGCCATGTCCGGCGGCGTGATCGCCGGCAACTGCTTTCCGGCCAGTTCTTCGTTTATGCGTAACAGGTAGCCGGTGATCTGGTGTACCGAAAGACCGCTCTGTCCTACCGGTTCGTTTACTGCCTGGCAGTATTCATTCAGCTCCTGCCGGTGCGTGTTGAGCAGCAGCACTTCTTCCCGCAGCTTCTGTACGGAAGGCCGGCCCAGCTCCAGCACGCGGCGCAGCTCCTGGTGTAATTCCTTTTTGTTGGCTTTATGACTGTGCAGCTCCAGGCAGGCTTCTCCCAGCTGGATGTTGTCAAGGCGGCGTTTCACCACTTCCAGCGCAGCCATTTTTTCGGCAACGAACAACACCTTTTTTCCCCTGCCCACCGCATCAGCGATGATGTTGGTAATGGTCTGTGATTTACCGGTGCCCGGAGGGCCCTGTATCACCAGGTGTTTTCCTTCCTGTACGGCCAGCATGGCCAGTACCTGCGAACTGTCGGCGTCTACCACCTGGAACAGCTCATCGGCCCGCGGCTCATGATCGATAAAAGCATCTTCCGGAACACCGGGCTGATTATCGGAAAAACCACCGCCAAACAGGCTGTTGATCACGGGGTGGCTCAGCGGACCGCTGTCGCCCGGCCAGTTGGTGGCATCCAGGTCATTGTAGATCATGAATTTGCCGAAAGAGAAAAAGCCCAGCTCAATAGCGTTGGGCTCTACTTTCCAGCCGGGCATGCCATCCACGGCTTCCGCTACGGCGTTGAAATATTCGGTGATATTAAAATCTTCTGTTTCCGGCAGCTCCGGCATACTGATATTAAAATCAGCTTTCATCTTCGCTTCCAGCGAGATATTGGCCTCCACTTCTTCCAGGGTGTATTTCAGCCGGAAACGTTCGCGGATATCGGAACGGTCCAGCTGCACCGGTACCAGCACCAGTGGCGCCAGCCGCGGCTCTGTACTGCCCGCCTCGCACCATTGCAGCATACCGAGCGACAGGTACAGGATGTTAAAACCCTGTTCTTCTATGCTCATCCTGGCGGCATAGTAGGTATTGAGCAAACGGGTATGCAGGTTCAGCTGCGACTCGTTGGTCTGCAGCCTGGTGTCGTGTACGGCGTCTTTACCAGTGGCAGCAGGCTGCTCCTGGTACATCACATCGGCCTGTCCGGCTTTTTTATCCGGACGGTCAAGAAATGTCAGCGTCTTATTTTCCGCCACCAGCAGTTCATATACCGCTGCGGATACTTCGTCGACAATGTGTAACCCTTTGCTGGCAGATAACTTGTAGTTTAAAAGGGGATTCTTCAGTCCCAGATCCAGCAGCTCTTTTCGGGATGACTCCAGTCTGGTCAATATGGATGCAATCATAATAGCCTGGCAAATAAAAAACGTTGCAAATATACTCCTATTAACGGTGCGCGGCAGGAATTATTTGATGCCTGCAAAACATCGCACCGGCGCCCTTTTGCACAAAGATCCTGCCCATCTGTTCCAGTCCGCCTTTGTGCATTAATCTTTTTATTCTATTTTGCTGTCCCAAACCACCCCGCCCACAGTCATGGACCATAGGAGAATATTGGAAGAAGTTACCCGGACCAGCATAGAACTATTGATGCAGGAGCCTTTCTATTCCCACTTTTTTGCCGCCATCAACAAAGAAGTGACCAACCCGGATTCGGAGATACAGACCATGGCCGTAGGACTGCGCCAGAGGGGCCATACGCTCTATATCAACCCCACCTTCTGGGACCATTTTTTTACGGATAAGCGTCACCGTTATGGAGTGGTAAAACATGAAGTATTACACATCGTTTTCAAACATACGCTGGTATCGGAACCGACGGCCGACCGCCTGCTGGTCAACATCGCCATGGACATTGTGGTCAATCAGTACATCGACCGGGCGCAGCTGCCGGTGGAATCGGTGTTCCTGGAAGGTTTTCCGGATTTAAATCTTGAAAAAAACCAGACATGGCAATATTATTACGAGAAACTGGTGCACCTGCGCGATAACATCGACACGCTGTATAAAGACTGTGATAGCGCGCGCATGCTGTGTTCTATCTCAGCAGCCTCCCACGGGATGGAGCGGCACCGCCAGTGGAGAGAGATCTTCGAACGCAGCCAGCTGGACAAAGACCTGACAAGCCTTGAGATAGATAATCTTATCAACATCGCCCGCTCCAAAACCAGTGAAAAAAGCTACGGCAAGCTGCCCGGCTCCTTCAGGGCCTACCTCGATTCCATCCTGCTCAAAAGCAAACCGCTGGTCGACTGGCGCCGCGTTATCCGGCTTTTTTCAGAAAGCAGCAGCAAAACAAAAGTGCGCAATACGCTCAAACGTCCCTCCCGGCGCTTTGGCACCAATCCCGGCATCAAAATCCGGAAACAGAAAAAACTGCTGATAGCGGTGGACACCTCCGGCAGCGTGGGCGGCGATGAGCTGGCTACCTTTTTCAACGAAGTACATCATCTCTGGCGGCAGGGCGCCGAAATACACGTGCTCGAATGCGACGCCGCCGTACAACGGGTGTACACCTATAAGGGAACACCGCCTGAATTTATCCTGGGCCGCGGCGGCACCGATTTCAACCCGCCGATTGCCTATGGCAATGATAACTTCCGCCCGGACGGGCTGATCTATTTCACCGATGGCGTGGCGCCTGCGCCCAGCGTCACGGCGCGTTTCCCGCTGCTGTGGGTCATCAGCAACAACGGCATCGGCAGCGATACGGATGAGTTCCGCGCACTGCCCGGCAGAAAAGCCAAACTGATTTCATCCTGAACTTATATTCCGAGATACTGCGAAAAAATATGACAACAACGAAAACACCGCAATTCAACTACATCACCTACGGAACAAAAGTCAATGCCCAACAGGTGGAGAGAATGCTCGAACATGTAACCCATCAGCACTTCGACAACCCCGAACATGCCGGCAAACGCAGGCCTACCCCCATCTGTATCTGGGGCCTGCACGGTATCGGCAAAACAGAAATGGTACGCGATTTCGCACTGCGCAAAGGCTACCAATTCACCTACATCGCCCCCGCCCAGTTTGAAGAAATGGGCGATCTGCTGGGCATGCCCAAAATATCGCAGCTCACCGACAACGCCGCCACGCAGTTTGTGGCGCCCGACTGGGTACCTAAACAGAAAGGCCCCGGCATCTTCCTGATAGATGACGTAAACCGCGCCGACGACCGCATCCTGCGTGGTATCATGCAACTGCTGCAGAATTATGAATTAGTCAGCTGGCGCTTCCCGGAAGGATGGATCATCGTTCTCACCGCCAACCCCGATGGCGGCGATTACTCCGTTTCCACCATGGACGACGCCATGCTTACCCGTATGATGCACATCACCATGGAGTTTGACGTGAAAACATGGGCACGCTGGGCAGAAAGCGCCGGCATCGATCCCCGGGGCATCGACTTCATCCTCACCTACCCGGAAGTAGTCACCGGCGCGCGCACTACGCCACGCTCACTGGTACAGTTCTTCCAGTCGCTCGAAACCATCGCCGACCTGCGGGCGGACCTCGACCTGGTGAAAATGCTGGGTGACGGCTGCCTCGACGAAGCCACCACCTCCGCGTTCATCACCTTCGTGAACATGGACCTCGATAAGCTCATCGCACCGCAGGACATCCTCAACGCACCCAACTTCCAGATCATGGAAGGACAGATCAAAGCGCTGGTAGACGGGCAGACCAAACGTATGGACATCCTCTCCGTGATGATGACCCGGCTCACCAACCATTTGCTCAATACAAAAGAAGAC encodes:
- a CDS encoding DUF3320 domain-containing protein encodes the protein MIASILTRLESSRKELLDLGLKNPLLNYKLSASKGLHIVDEVSAAVYELLVAENKTLTFLDRPDKKAGQADVMYQEQPAATGKDAVHDTRLQTNESQLNLHTRLLNTYYAARMSIEEQGFNILYLSLGMLQWCEAGSTEPRLAPLVLVPVQLDRSDIRERFRLKYTLEEVEANISLEAKMKADFNISMPELPETEDFNITEYFNAVAEAVDGMPGWKVEPNAIELGFFSFGKFMIYNDLDATNWPGDSGPLSHPVINSLFGGGFSDNQPGVPEDAFIDHEPRADELFQVVDADSSQVLAMLAVQEGKHLVIQGPPGTGKSQTITNIIADAVGRGKKVLFVAEKMAALEVVKRRLDNIQLGEACLELHSHKANKKELHQELRRVLELGRPSVQKLREEVLLLNTHRQELNEYCQAVNEPVGQSGLSVHQITGYLLRINEELAGKQLPAITPPDMASWDASAMNKATAMAQRIQACLSEAGMPSQLLFPGSRLNVLLPHQQEVLQRQLQDTAVAVQDLQQTLGAIAGKMGLQVPDDVPGMQQLVHVCDLLSRKPDLSGLNTGNKAWLLQQQDIISWLEAGRRLTAIHQAYQDILIPEAFSQDLMEVRQNLLAHGDKWYKFIIGAYKRSNKQLAALCKGTLPRDNAEKLQYVDSIMEYRRHDALLQEHAALARDLFGARWQKHQTDWDALDTATAYITDMHKRISAGTCPEAVLDCLHKNIDPAVAAADRDTLQQAGDKTAGLQAGVLQQLEMPAYQWPATFVAVAQQLGVWRDRLPEVHHTIAWNNITETAAQENLSCLITPSTDWPEAARLLKTVLQKTWYEYLLETAVKAHPALRRFDRAGHEELVQQFRRLDAMNLQYNRARAALSHWEQMPRMDAGGQVNIIRTEFNKKARHMPVRKLMKEAGLAIQAIKPVFMMSPLSIANFLPPATLEFDLVIFDEASQVRPVEALGAILRGKQLVVVGDTKQLPPTSFFDTLTKEVEDEENITADMQSILGLCDAQGAPQRMLRWHYRSRHESLITLSNHEFYENKLVIFPSPGSKDSRGLVFHHLTDTAYDRGKTRSNPKEAETVADAVMEHARRHPGLSLGVVAFSTSQREAITVALETRRRNNPELESFFRQHANEPFFVKNLENVQGDERDVIFISIGYGRTEEGYVAMSFGPLNNEGGERRLNVLITRAKSRCEVFTNITADDIDLNRTQSHGIAALKNFLYYAQHGRLNTTVETGLPADSPFEENVAAKLEAKGYSVRKQVGSRGFYIDMAIADPDNPGRYILGIECDGAAYHSARSARDRDRLRQQMLEAIGWKIHRVWSTDWFRNPGKELDRLVAAIEAAKAGLAADDQEAGAEVVPAAAPVLKREVVEEDTDEAPMYEIATLPDEIRDQEFHATPIGSLCDWIEQVVNIESPVHFDEVARRMVEAAGITRVGPRIREILRHAVRHSDASKRIKIKGQFLWHTALPEPVVRNRSLLPSGARKINYISVEEMGVALEKVVKDAIAIQREDAVPFIARMFGYSRVTEEMKEEILKAIDISVANNVVQQEGDLLKA
- a CDS encoding vWA domain-containing protein, yielding MDHRRILEEVTRTSIELLMQEPFYSHFFAAINKEVTNPDSEIQTMAVGLRQRGHTLYINPTFWDHFFTDKRHRYGVVKHEVLHIVFKHTLVSEPTADRLLVNIAMDIVVNQYIDRAQLPVESVFLEGFPDLNLEKNQTWQYYYEKLVHLRDNIDTLYKDCDSARMLCSISAASHGMERHRQWREIFERSQLDKDLTSLEIDNLINIARSKTSEKSYGKLPGSFRAYLDSILLKSKPLVDWRRVIRLFSESSSKTKVRNTLKRPSRRFGTNPGIKIRKQKKLLIAVDTSGSVGGDELATFFNEVHHLWRQGAEIHVLECDAAVQRVYTYKGTPPEFILGRGGTDFNPPIAYGNDNFRPDGLIYFTDGVAPAPSVTARFPLLWVISNNGIGSDTDEFRALPGRKAKLISS
- a CDS encoding AAA family ATPase, translating into MTTTKTPQFNYITYGTKVNAQQVERMLEHVTHQHFDNPEHAGKRRPTPICIWGLHGIGKTEMVRDFALRKGYQFTYIAPAQFEEMGDLLGMPKISQLTDNAATQFVAPDWVPKQKGPGIFLIDDVNRADDRILRGIMQLLQNYELVSWRFPEGWIIVLTANPDGGDYSVSTMDDAMLTRMMHITMEFDVKTWARWAESAGIDPRGIDFILTYPEVVTGARTTPRSLVQFFQSLETIADLRADLDLVKMLGDGCLDEATTSAFITFVNMDLDKLIAPQDILNAPNFQIMEGQIKALVDGQTKRMDILSVMMTRLTNHLLNTKEDLSDKAFTNLKAFILLDFIPNDLRLAMAQDLVNATNKSLKKLYSIPEVAKLLLAKM